From a single Miscanthus floridulus cultivar M001 chromosome 8, ASM1932011v1, whole genome shotgun sequence genomic region:
- the LOC136478064 gene encoding protease Do-like 9: MDDPSSASNKRKRKRGRKPKASPPSPDRSSPSPAAAPAPAGRRGRKPRRNEAPADTRPPSPPRRGEPKPVANGGDAVAVAVAEAGPASWDEVVRVVPCMDAVVKVFCVHTEPNFSLPWQRKRQYSSSSSGFIISGRRVLTNAHSVEHYTQVKLKKRGSDTKYLATVLAIGTECDIALLTVNDDEFWEGVSPVEFGTLPALQDAVTVVGYPIGGDTISVTSGVVSRIEILSYVHGSTELVGLQIDAAINSGNSGGPAFNDRGKCVGIAFQSLRHEDAENIGYVIPTPVITHFIEDYKKSGEYTGFPILGVEWQKMENPDLRKAMGMKPDQKGVRVRRVEPTAPESGCLQPSDIILSFDGVDIANDGTVPFRHGERIGFSYLVSQKYTGEKALVKVLRGSKVYEFKIRLATHKRLVAAHVKGRPPSYYIVAGFVFAAVSVPYLRSEYGKEYEYDAPVKLLVKHLHAMAESPDEQLVVVSQVLVSDINIGYEEIVNTQVLAFNGQPVKNLKNLATMVENCKDEFLKFDLEYDQIVVLEAKTAKAATQDILTTHCIPSAMSDDLKA; this comes from the exons ATGGACGATCCCTCCTCCGCCTCCAACAAGCGCAAGCGCAAGCGGGGGCGCAAGCCCAAGGCGTCCCCGCCCTCCCCCGACCGCTCCTCCCCCTCTCCGGCGGCCGCCCCCGCTCCGGCTGGGCGCCGTGGTCGCAAGCCGCGCCGTAATGAGGCCCCCGCCGACACGCGTCCGCCGTCCCCGCCCCGCCGCGGGGAGCCGAAGCCGGTGGCGAATGGAGGCGATGCGGTGGCAGTGGCCGTGGCGGAGGCAGGCCCCGCGAGCTGGGATGAGGTGGTGAGGGTGGTGCCGTGCATGGACGCCGTGGTCAAGGTGTTCTGCGTGCACACGGAGCCCAACTTCTCGCTGCCGTGGCAGCGGAAGCGGCAGTACAGCTCTAGCAGCAGCGGGTTTATCATCAGCGGCCGCCGTGTCCTCACCAATGCCCACTCCGTGGAGCACTATACCCAGGTTAAGCTTAAGAAGCGCGGCTCCGACACCAAGTACCTTGCCACCGTCCTGGCCATCGGCACAGAGTGCGACATTG CACTCTTAACTGTCAATGACGATGAATTCTGGGAAGGAGTTTCACCTGTCGAGTTCGGAACATTACCGGCTCTTCAGGATGCAGTCACTGTTGTCGGTTATCCAATTGGAGGAGACACCATATCTGTGACAAGCGGAGTGGTCTCTAGGATAGAAATACTTTCATACGTTCATGGTTCTACAGAACTTGTAGGATTGCAG ATAGACGCAGCTATTAATTCGGGAAATTCAGGTGGCCCGGCTTTTAACGATAGGGGCAAATGTGTTGGTATAGCTTTTCAATCTCTTAGACATGAAGATGCGGAGAATATAGGTTATGTGATACCGACTCCAGTTATTACACATTTCATTGAGGACTACAAAAAATCTGGAGAATACACAG GCTTTCCTATACTCGGAGTTGAATGGCAGAAAATGGAGAATCCTGATCTCCGCAAAGCAATGGGAATGAAACCAGATCAAAAGGGTGTTCGTGTTAGGAGGGTGGAGCCCACAGCTCCCGAATCTGGATGCCTACAACCATCTGATATTATTCTTAGCTTTGATGGTGTTGACATTGCTAATGATGGAACAG TCCCTTTCAGGCATGGCGAGCGCATTGGCTTCAGTTATCTGGTTTCTCAGAAATATACTGGCGAGAAAGCCCTTGTTAAGGTTCTGCGTGGTtcaaaagtttatgaatttaaaatAAGGCTAGCAACTCACAAGCGACTCGTTGCGGCTCATGTGAAGGGCAGGCCACCTTCATATTACATAGTTGCTGGCTTTGTTTTTGCAGCTGTCTCTGTTCCATATCTTCGATCCGAG TATGGAAAAGAGTATGAATATGATGCACCTGTCAAGTTGTTGGTGAAGCATTTACATGCAATGGCAGAATCACCTGATGAACAGCTTGTGGTGGTATCACAG GTGCTTGTATCAGATATCAATATAGGTTATGAAGAAATAGTCAATACCCAG GTTCTTGCTTTCAATGGTCAGCCTGTAAAAAATTTAAAGAACTTAGCGACCATGGTGGAAAATTGCAAggatgaatttttgaagtttgatcTGGAGTATGACCAG ATTGTCGTCCTTGAGGCGAAAACTGCAAAGGCTGCTACCCAGGACATTCTGACGACGCACTGTATACCTTCTGCAATGTCGGATGACCTTAAGGCCTAG